Proteins from a single region of Pseudomonas sp. BSw22131:
- a CDS encoding XRE family transcriptional regulator, whose amino-acid sequence MSTHIGSDFDEFLDEQGIAEEVSATALKRVIAWQIAELMKAQSLTKKTLAERMHTSRTAVDRALDQNDPGMTLATLASAARALGQRVEIRLVPEPGLTTSI is encoded by the coding sequence ATGAGCACACATATAGGCTCTGACTTCGACGAGTTTCTAGACGAGCAAGGCATTGCCGAGGAGGTCTCTGCGACCGCTTTGAAACGCGTGATTGCTTGGCAAATAGCGGAATTGATGAAGGCCCAGAGCCTCACCAAAAAAACACTCGCCGAGCGCATGCACACCAGCAGAACGGCAGTGGATCGAGCACTGGATCAAAACGATCCCGGGATGACACTGGCGACACTCGCCAGCGCGGCGCGAGCGTTGGGCCAGCGCGTTGAAATCAGGCTAGTTCCTGAGCCAGGTCTAACGACTTCAATCTGA
- a CDS encoding glycine zipper domain-containing protein: MRSTLSVLGLTLVMSQTVFAAGDGTAAVGGGLGGALGNVIGQQMGGSTGAAVGAGVGGAAGGAVGAKKGNRVEAALGGGIGSAGGSLIGNQLGGSTGSTIGAGLGGAAGGAVGNNLGNDDGHSSKGKKHKRKHR; the protein is encoded by the coding sequence ATGCGCAGCACTCTTTCCGTTTTGGGCCTGACCCTTGTGATGTCTCAGACCGTATTCGCAGCGGGCGATGGCACGGCAGCAGTAGGTGGCGGCCTGGGCGGGGCGCTTGGTAACGTGATCGGCCAGCAAATGGGCGGCAGCACCGGCGCTGCAGTGGGCGCTGGTGTCGGCGGCGCGGCAGGCGGTGCGGTCGGCGCGAAGAAAGGCAATCGTGTGGAAGCCGCGCTGGGCGGCGGCATCGGCTCGGCCGGTGGCTCGTTGATCGGTAACCAGCTCGGCGGTTCCACCGGTTCAACCATCGGCGCAGGCCTGGGTGGCGCGGCAGGCGGCGCGGTCGGCAATAACCTGGGCAATGACGATGGCCACAGCTCCAAAGGCAAGAAGCACAAGCGCAAGCATCGGTGA
- a CDS encoding alpha/beta fold hydrolase: MHRFISRPAIGLLFSLAFLGSAVSAAPLPATTEGDWIAPQFTFHTGEKLANLKLHYITLGNPKNPAILYLHGTYRPGSDVLSKDFAGELFGPDQPLDASKYYIISTDGIGVGQSSKPSDGLRTRFPEYNYNDLVQAQYRLVTEGLGVKHLRLIIGNSMGGMQTWMWGQTWPQMMDALVPMASQPTEMSSRNWMMRRLLVESVKQDPAWNNGNYSAQPPSLRLANAMFSVGTSGGTLAYQTAAPTRAQADKLVDERLSATQTADANDFIYQWQSSADFNAAPGLKKIQAPVLVINSADDERNPPETGRLEASMKELKHARLLLIPASEDTRGHGTTSMAKFYSKELGQFMHETEKAS, from the coding sequence ATGCATAGATTCATTTCACGTCCCGCGATCGGGTTGTTGTTTTCTCTAGCCTTCCTCGGCTCCGCCGTCAGCGCCGCGCCGTTACCCGCCACGACCGAGGGCGACTGGATCGCCCCGCAGTTCACCTTCCATACCGGTGAAAAACTCGCCAACCTCAAACTGCACTACATCACCCTTGGCAATCCCAAGAACCCCGCCATCCTTTACTTGCACGGCACCTACCGGCCAGGCAGCGATGTGCTGAGCAAGGATTTTGCCGGGGAGCTGTTCGGCCCAGACCAACCGCTGGATGCAAGCAAGTACTACATCATCTCCACCGATGGCATTGGCGTGGGCCAGTCCAGCAAACCATCGGACGGCTTGCGCACTCGGTTTCCGGAGTACAACTACAACGACTTGGTTCAAGCCCAGTATCGGTTGGTCACTGAAGGCCTGGGGGTCAAGCACCTTAGGCTGATCATCGGCAACTCCATGGGCGGCATGCAAACCTGGATGTGGGGCCAGACCTGGCCGCAGATGATGGACGCACTGGTGCCCATGGCGTCCCAACCCACCGAAATGTCATCCCGCAACTGGATGATGCGCCGCTTGCTGGTGGAGTCGGTCAAGCAAGACCCGGCCTGGAACAACGGTAACTACAGCGCGCAGCCGCCGTCCCTGCGCTTGGCCAACGCGATGTTCAGCGTCGGTACCAGTGGCGGTACCCTCGCTTATCAGACGGCTGCCCCGACCCGCGCCCAGGCCGACAAACTAGTGGATGAGCGCCTCAGCGCTACACAAACCGCCGACGCCAATGACTTCATCTACCAATGGCAATCTTCCGCCGACTTCAACGCAGCCCCCGGTCTGAAAAAAATTCAAGCTCCGGTGCTGGTCATCAATTCGGCGGACGATGAGCGCAACCCACCGGAAACCGGACGGCTGGAGGCGTCGATGAAAGAACTCAAGCACGCACGGCTATTACTTATCCCCGCCAGTGAAGACACCCGTGGCCACGGCACCACGAGCATGGCGAAGTTTTATAGCAAGGAGCTGGGGCAGTTTATGCACGAGACTGAAAAGGCGAGCTAA
- a CDS encoding GNAT family N-acetyltransferase, which produces MKTNLIEVGNEPNPELEEAISVGLNAFNDQITGSNDRSPLTVIVRDPNTKEALGGIIGRSSLGLAFLDLFHLPDALRGSGLGTKVLKAFEDEARSRGCRSAVLYTISFQAPGFYEKNGWIRFGEIACDPEGASRVFMSKKL; this is translated from the coding sequence ATGAAAACGAATCTCATCGAGGTTGGTAACGAGCCAAATCCCGAGCTTGAGGAAGCAATTAGTGTCGGTTTGAATGCATTCAATGATCAGATCACTGGTTCAAATGATCGCAGTCCACTGACAGTGATTGTCAGAGACCCGAATACGAAAGAGGCCTTGGGAGGAATTATCGGAAGGTCGTCTCTAGGGCTGGCGTTTCTCGATCTTTTTCATCTTCCAGACGCCCTCCGTGGATCGGGATTAGGGACGAAAGTACTGAAAGCGTTCGAGGATGAGGCGCGTAGCCGGGGGTGTCGCTCGGCCGTGCTTTACACCATTAGTTTTCAGGCGCCTGGTTTTTACGAAAAGAACGGGTGGATACGTTTTGGGGAAATAGCCTGTGACCCAGAAGGTGCGAGCCGTGTTTTTATGAGCAAAAAGCTCTGA
- a CDS encoding DUF4917 family protein — MEFTDFDAALGDWNDVQATTPCSGLLLGNGASLAVWKNFSYDSLFELAQTTRNKPLSPTELALFKAMETQNFEPVLSALKTSIRVNAALTISSSSPRNRYFAIKEALIHGVRSVHIPWRLMEQHTLLAISQALSQYGTVYSTNYDLITYWAAMHGQAPFDDLFSEDATFNLHANQASGTRLLYLHGGMHLVKNFDGSARKLLSSESTLLGSFAVNALDDVPLFVCEGSAQEKLKVIRGSDYLSFCNAQLARHEGALCIFGHALGKQDRHIVEAVREAKPATIALSILPRSDAFIQHQKRHYSALFAESGSELKFFNAKTHPLGNADFLVPVDSLKV, encoded by the coding sequence ATGGAATTCACGGATTTTGACGCAGCCCTTGGCGACTGGAACGATGTGCAGGCCACCACGCCGTGTTCCGGGCTGTTGCTGGGCAACGGCGCCAGTCTGGCCGTTTGGAAAAACTTTTCCTACGACTCGCTGTTCGAGCTGGCGCAAACCACGCGCAACAAGCCGCTAAGCCCGACCGAGCTTGCGCTGTTCAAAGCGATGGAGACTCAGAATTTCGAGCCTGTATTGAGCGCCCTCAAGACGTCTATCCGGGTAAACGCCGCACTGACAATCAGTTCGTCCTCACCGCGCAATCGTTACTTTGCGATCAAGGAAGCGTTGATCCACGGTGTGCGCTCGGTGCATATCCCTTGGCGGCTGATGGAGCAACATACGTTGCTCGCCATCAGTCAGGCACTCAGCCAATACGGCACGGTGTATTCCACCAACTACGACTTGATCACCTATTGGGCTGCGATGCACGGGCAAGCGCCGTTCGATGACCTTTTCAGCGAAGACGCCACGTTCAACCTGCACGCCAACCAGGCCAGCGGCACACGCTTGCTGTACCTGCACGGTGGAATGCACTTGGTGAAGAACTTCGATGGCAGCGCTCGCAAATTGCTGTCATCGGAAAGCACCCTGCTGGGCAGTTTTGCAGTCAATGCGCTGGATGACGTGCCGCTGTTCGTCTGCGAAGGCAGCGCGCAGGAAAAGCTCAAAGTGATTCGAGGCTCTGACTACCTGTCGTTTTGCAATGCGCAACTGGCCCGCCACGAGGGTGCGCTGTGCATCTTCGGGCATGCGCTGGGCAAACAGGATCGGCATATCGTCGAGGCGGTACGTGAGGCTAAACCTGCCACGATCGCCCTCTCGATTCTGCCGCGCAGCGACGCGTTCATTCAGCATCAAAAGCGCCACTACAGCGCGCTGTTTGCCGAGTCAGGATCGGAACTGAAGTTTTTCAACGCCAAGACACACCCGCTGGGCAATGCCGATTTTCTGGTTCCGGTGGACAGTTTGAAGGTCTGA
- a CDS encoding LysE family translocator, whose protein sequence is MVDLNNLLLVFTAYIIGAASPGPSNMRIMGVAMHQGRRSALMLAAGVISGSLLWGTLAATGVSAVLTQYAQALVVLKVLGGIYLLYLAIKAGRSALTTDEKTATQLAAVPGTSGFRLFQRGLLMHLTNPKALLGWVATMSLGLGPGASSLTVAVILAGCTLLSITIFCGYAIVFSTAPMIRGYRKARRCIEGSLAMVFGAAGVKLLFTGS, encoded by the coding sequence GTGGTCGACTTAAATAACCTGCTGTTGGTATTCACTGCCTACATCATTGGAGCCGCAAGTCCTGGGCCCAGTAACATGCGAATAATGGGCGTCGCGATGCACCAAGGCAGGCGCTCGGCACTCATGCTTGCGGCAGGTGTAATAAGCGGGTCGTTGTTGTGGGGGACGTTAGCGGCAACGGGCGTTTCGGCGGTGTTGACGCAGTATGCGCAAGCGCTGGTAGTCCTCAAGGTTTTGGGTGGAATCTACCTGCTTTATCTGGCGATCAAAGCAGGCAGATCCGCCCTCACGACTGATGAGAAAACTGCGACGCAATTGGCCGCAGTTCCCGGCACCTCAGGGTTCAGACTCTTCCAGCGTGGCTTGCTAATGCATCTCACAAACCCCAAAGCGTTGTTGGGATGGGTGGCCACGATGAGTCTCGGGTTGGGGCCAGGCGCATCCTCATTGACAGTTGCAGTGATACTCGCCGGATGCACCTTGCTCAGCATTACGATCTTCTGCGGTTACGCCATCGTCTTCTCTACTGCGCCCATGATTCGGGGATACCGTAAAGCTCGTCGCTGTATCGAAGGATCATTGGCGATGGTCTTTGGCGCTGCTGGCGTAAAGTTGCTGTTCACGGGGAGCTGA
- a CDS encoding type II toxin-antitoxin system RelE/ParE family toxin, translating to MPDTIPTVLRVKFFRSENGNEPVRNWLSELSKASRKEIGTDVKTVQFGWPLGMPVVRKLENGLWEVRTHLIGTIARIIFTVKGGEMVLLHGFIKKSQKTPAADLQVARHRKSSLGDAQ from the coding sequence ATGCCTGATACGATCCCAACGGTTTTGCGAGTCAAATTTTTCCGGTCCGAGAATGGAAATGAGCCTGTCCGAAACTGGCTCAGTGAGCTGTCAAAGGCATCGCGTAAAGAAATAGGAACCGACGTGAAGACTGTTCAGTTTGGCTGGCCGCTGGGAATGCCAGTGGTACGCAAGCTTGAAAACGGGTTATGGGAAGTGCGGACCCATCTTATCGGGACGATTGCCCGGATAATCTTCACCGTCAAGGGCGGTGAAATGGTCTTGCTGCATGGCTTCATAAAGAAATCGCAAAAGACTCCGGCCGCCGACTTACAGGTGGCAAGACATCGCAAATCCAGTTTAGGAGACGCTCAATGA